Proteins encoded within one genomic window of Terriglobales bacterium:
- a CDS encoding MlaD family protein encodes MLVAAVIFAAVVFLMTGTTGLFSRKIHLKVYFENAEGLREGAPVSLQGVEIGNVTRLSIVSNRPAAPVEVIMRVTTKYNASLRKNSVAVLSTKGALGETYVDITGGDPKQREARDWDELPAEERPGLQDVVRSSQDALQGLSTVLKRVDRIVTAIESGQGTAGKFIYDPSVFNKINSATDELRKTMQDINQGKGTVGKLLHDEELYHKADAAVDKLNRIIDGIEKGQGTAGKLVKDPALYENANKAVSSVNKILEDVNAGKGTLGKMTKDEEFAKKVENVVNRLSTISDRLEAGEGSAGKLLRDPSIYTNANQMLVETRNLVKAIRENPKKYLTIHFKVF; translated from the coding sequence GTGCTCGTGGCCGCCGTCATCTTCGCCGCGGTGGTCTTCCTCATGACCGGCACCACCGGCCTGTTCTCCCGCAAGATCCACCTCAAAGTCTATTTCGAGAACGCCGAAGGATTGCGCGAAGGCGCGCCCGTCAGCCTGCAGGGAGTGGAGATCGGCAACGTCACCCGGCTCAGCATCGTCTCCAACCGTCCCGCGGCTCCGGTCGAGGTCATCATGCGGGTGACCACGAAGTACAACGCCAGCCTGAGGAAGAATTCCGTCGCCGTGCTCTCCACCAAAGGCGCCCTGGGCGAGACTTACGTGGACATCACCGGCGGCGACCCCAAGCAGCGAGAGGCCCGGGACTGGGACGAGCTGCCCGCCGAAGAGCGTCCCGGACTCCAGGACGTGGTGCGCTCCAGCCAGGACGCCTTGCAGGGCCTGAGCACGGTGCTCAAGCGCGTGGACCGCATCGTCACCGCCATCGAGAGCGGCCAGGGCACGGCCGGCAAGTTCATCTATGACCCCTCGGTCTTCAACAAGATCAACTCCGCCACCGACGAGCTGCGCAAGACCATGCAGGACATCAACCAGGGCAAGGGCACGGTGGGCAAGTTGCTCCACGACGAGGAGCTCTACCACAAGGCCGACGCCGCGGTGGACAAGCTGAACAGGATCATCGACGGCATCGAGAAGGGCCAGGGCACGGCGGGCAAGCTGGTGAAGGACCCCGCCCTCTACGAGAACGCCAACAAGGCCGTGAGCAGCGTCAACAAGATCCTGGAAGACGTCAACGCGGGCAAGGGCACACTCGGCAAAATGACCAAGGACGAGGAGTTCGCCAAGAAGGTGGAGAACGTGGTCAACCGCCTCTCTACCATCAGCGACCGCCTGGAGGCCGGCGAGGGCTCGGCCGGCAAGCTCCTGCGCGATCCTTCCATCTATACCAACGCCAACCAGATGCTGGTGGAGACCCGCAACCTCGTCAAGGCGATCCGCGAGAACCCCAAGAAGTATCTCACCATCCACTTCAAGGTCTTCTAG